A genome region from Candidatus Bathyarchaeia archaeon includes the following:
- the purB gene encoding adenylosuccinate lyase, with product MPILPIDTGRYGTPEMLRVFEEENYIQRMLDVEAALAWAQSEVGGIPKEAAEKIMEMASTEYVKVNRVKEIERETKHDVMALVRALAEVCGPSGAYVHLGITSYDVVDTAKALQLRDALDIIEQRLNNLEIVLLNLAERYKNTIMMGRTHGQHALPITFGLKMAVWMREISRHIQRLRECRKRVLVGKITGAVGTQAGLGPNALKIQELVMKRLGLQSAEVTTQIIQRDRHAELICLLAIIASTLDKFATEIRELQRTEIAEVFEPFEARRQVGSSTMPHKRNPEICERICGLAKVVRGLVIPALENIPTWHERDLTQSSSERFIIPEACILVDYMLHLMIWILSNLEVNEERMRKNIDLTEGRALSEAVMIALVRKGMSRQEAHEILRQLAIKSASERRSFRETLLNNEVIGKMLTEKEIDEILNPKNYLGTTIEQIELAIKKTIQERLERGLI from the coding sequence ATGCCAATTTTACCAATAGATACTGGACGCTATGGAACACCTGAAATGCTTAGGGTTTTCGAGGAGGAAAATTATATTCAGAGGATGCTCGATGTTGAGGCTGCCCTTGCCTGGGCTCAAAGTGAAGTTGGCGGGATCCCGAAAGAAGCGGCTGAAAAAATTATGGAGATGGCTTCAACAGAATATGTGAAGGTTAATCGTGTAAAAGAAATTGAAAGAGAGACAAAACATGATGTTATGGCTCTTGTCAGAGCTTTAGCTGAAGTTTGCGGTCCAAGTGGAGCTTATGTACATTTGGGTATAACAAGCTATGATGTTGTTGACACGGCTAAGGCTCTACAACTCAGAGATGCCTTGGACATAATTGAGCAACGCCTAAACAATTTAGAGATAGTTCTCCTTAATCTAGCTGAGCGATATAAAAATACAATAATGATGGGACGTACTCATGGACAGCATGCTCTACCAATAACATTTGGGCTCAAAATGGCTGTTTGGATGCGTGAAATCTCCAGACACATTCAAAGGTTGAGGGAGTGTAGGAAACGTGTTCTAGTGGGCAAAATAACAGGGGCTGTTGGAACGCAGGCTGGTTTAGGTCCAAATGCGCTAAAGATTCAGGAGCTCGTCATGAAAAGATTAGGTTTACAGTCAGCGGAGGTAACAACCCAGATAATTCAGAGGGATAGGCACGCTGAGCTCATATGTTTATTGGCGATCATAGCTTCTACTCTGGATAAATTTGCAACAGAGATAAGGGAGCTCCAGAGGACTGAGATAGCTGAAGTATTTGAGCCATTTGAGGCGCGGAGACAGGTTGGAAGCTCAACGATGCCCCATAAGCGGAATCCTGAGATATGTGAGAGAATATGTGGTTTAGCTAAAGTTGTTAGGGGTTTAGTTATCCCAGCCCTAGAAAATATCCCAACGTGGCATGAACGGGATTTAACACAATCCTCTTCCGAAAGATTCATTATACCGGAGGCATGCATCTTAGTTGACTACATGCTTCACCTAATGATCTGGATTCTATCGAACCTTGAAGTTAATGAGGAGAGAATGCGGAAAAACATAGACTTAACTGAGGGTAGGGCTCTCTCGGAGGCTGTGATGATAGCTTTGGTGAGGAAGGGTATGAGTAGGCAGGAAGCACATGAAATACTGAGACAGCTGGCAATTAAAAGTGCATCTGAAAGAAGATCATTTAGAGAAACCCTTTTAAATAATGAAGTTATTGGGAAGATGCTCACTGAAAAGGAGATAGATGAAATTCTGAATCCGAAAAATTATCTTGGCACCACAATTGAGCAAATTGAGCTCGCTATAAAAAAGACAATCCAAGAAAGGCTTGAAAGAGGCTTAATATAA
- a CDS encoding Lrp/AsnC ligand binding domain-containing protein, protein MLRAYIFIETKPGTSLEVVKRIKNTVKEVVQADAIYGRFDAIVIIEAPNLESINEILYKVIEKDPNIVHTETSLTLTEIE, encoded by the coding sequence ATGTTAAGAGCATATATATTTATTGAAACCAAGCCTGGAACATCATTGGAAGTAGTTAAGAGGATAAAAAATACAGTTAAGGAAGTTGTCCAAGCAGACGCAATATATGGGAGGTTTGATGCAATCGTCATAATTGAAGCGCCTAATCTGGAGAGCATAAATGAGATATTATATAAGGTTATTGAGAAGGACCCGAACATCGTCCATACTGAGACATCCCTAACGTTAACCGAGATTGAATAG
- a CDS encoding CBS domain-containing protein: MIITGSMLKKMRLEAGLTQSQLARMIGVSQAHIAKIESGKVDPRLSTVNKILQILSSGRGKKCGEIMTREVITATPKEKIKKVSEIMVKYGISQLPVVEGGKVIGIVTEEGIVRNLSPNIAEEPVEKIMEPPLPTVSEDTDISVIRSLLEIHPGVLVTRKGELVGIITRSDLLKVI, from the coding sequence TTGATAATAACTGGATCAATGCTTAAAAAGATGAGACTTGAAGCTGGATTAACCCAGAGCCAGCTGGCAAGAATGATTGGTGTTTCACAAGCTCATATAGCTAAGATAGAAAGTGGGAAAGTTGATCCTAGACTGTCCACAGTAAATAAAATCTTACAGATATTATCTAGTGGACGTGGAAAGAAGTGCGGAGAGATAATGACACGTGAGGTAATAACTGCAACACCGAAGGAGAAGATAAAAAAGGTCAGTGAAATAATGGTGAAATATGGGATTTCACAGCTACCGGTGGTTGAGGGCGGTAAGGTTATTGGCATAGTTACTGAGGAGGGCATTGTAAGGAATCTAAGCCCAAATATAGCTGAGGAGCCTGTTGAGAAGATTATGGAGCCGCCGCTTCCAACAGTATCTGAGGACACTGATATAAGTGTAATAAGATCCCTCTTGGAAATTCATCCTGGAGTTTTGGTGACAAGGAAAGGTGAGCTGGTTGGGATAATAACTCGCTCAGACCTACTAAAAGTCATATAG
- a CDS encoding Lrp/AsnC ligand binding domain-containing protein, with the protein MRAYILVNSEPGMIWKVAEAALEIDGVKEAYAVTGQFDDIIQVEFERMEDLGRIIERVQSIKGVLRTQTLITIPPPIRE; encoded by the coding sequence ATGAGGGCTTATATTCTTGTAAACTCTGAACCAGGCATGATATGGAAAGTTGCTGAAGCCGCACTTGAGATTGATGGCGTCAAAGAAGCTTATGCTGTAACAGGACAATTTGATGACATAATACAAGTAGAATTTGAGAGGATGGAGGATTTAGGGAGGATTATTGAGAGAGTTCAGAGTATAAAAGGCGTTCTTAGAACACAAACCCTGATTACAATTCCTCCGCCAATAAGGGAATGA
- a CDS encoding 4Fe-4S binding protein: MVKIKVDLEKCTSCGTCVDVCPSGVYEIRDGKSVAVNVDACLVCRACEVQCPNGAITVIEE, from the coding sequence ATGGTGAAGATAAAGGTCGACCTTGAGAAGTGTACAAGCTGTGGAACATGCGTTGATGTTTGTCCTTCAGGCGTTTATGAGATTAGGGATGGGAAGTCAGTTGCGGTCAATGTTGATGCATGCCTAGTCTGTAGAGCATGTGAAGTTCAATGCCCAAATGGTGCCATAACGGTTATTGAAGAATAG
- the glnA gene encoding type I glutamate--ammonia ligase, with the protein MERAESFDEAVKRAIEILKANRVRWVHSTFVDIRGLMQDMIIPAREFIEGDAFTAGLGFDGSSVRGFKSIEESDMVLMPDPKTLAIIPWTSEESQRSAIVIGDVCEAYGSKEPSEVDPRGYVAKRAAKAAAEMGFTGYFAPELEYFIFLSIDPTKLVWDLWVSPDGGKGDSWGAPRVVPQSPEISSGGYVLRPKEAYYRPPPEDTTIEYRNEVSAILEDYFGFKIEKHHHEVATAGQIEIDFQYGPLIETADRTIYYKFVAKNVAKRRGLIATFMPKPVYLDNASGMHVHISLWRNNVNVMYDESDDYAELSQTGRYFIGGLLEHARALTAICCPTVNSYKRLVPGFEAPIYIVWSRRNRSALVRIPVYYRGPQYASYKRVEYRGVDPSCNPYLAFSCLLMAGLDGIKKKIDPGDPVDEDIYKLTPERRKALGIGELPTTLKEAIEEMKSDEVIHRTLGSHIFDTFIEYKMNDWYQYCLYITPWEIMKYLDY; encoded by the coding sequence TTGGAGCGCGCAGAATCCTTCGATGAGGCGGTTAAAAGGGCTATTGAAATCTTGAAGGCGAATAGGGTTCGGTGGGTTCACTCAACATTCGTTGATATAAGGGGCTTAATGCAGGACATGATTATACCGGCAAGAGAATTTATTGAGGGGGACGCTTTCACTGCTGGTTTAGGTTTTGATGGTTCATCTGTTAGGGGTTTTAAGTCCATTGAGGAATCCGACATGGTTCTTATGCCAGATCCAAAGACTCTGGCGATAATCCCGTGGACGAGTGAAGAGAGTCAGAGGAGCGCTATAGTTATAGGGGACGTCTGTGAGGCATATGGGAGTAAAGAGCCGTCTGAGGTTGACCCAAGAGGTTATGTTGCAAAGAGAGCTGCTAAAGCAGCTGCCGAGATGGGCTTTACTGGATACTTCGCCCCAGAATTAGAATACTTCATTTTCCTATCAATAGACCCAACAAAGCTTGTTTGGGACCTCTGGGTTAGCCCAGATGGAGGTAAAGGCGACTCTTGGGGTGCTCCCAGAGTTGTCCCGCAATCTCCGGAGATATCTAGCGGCGGATACGTTCTCAGACCTAAGGAGGCTTATTATAGGCCCCCTCCAGAGGACACCACAATTGAGTATAGGAATGAGGTTTCAGCAATCCTAGAGGATTATTTTGGGTTTAAGATTGAGAAGCATCATCATGAGGTTGCAACAGCTGGCCAGATTGAGATAGACTTCCAGTATGGTCCGCTTATTGAGACCGCCGATAGAACAATATATTATAAGTTTGTGGCTAAGAATGTTGCTAAGAGGCGTGGTTTAATAGCGACTTTTATGCCTAAACCAGTCTATTTGGATAATGCCAGCGGGATGCACGTTCACATATCGCTATGGAGGAACAATGTGAATGTCATGTATGATGAGAGCGATGATTATGCCGAGCTCAGTCAAACAGGAAGATACTTCATTGGTGGACTACTTGAGCATGCAAGAGCTTTAACAGCTATATGCTGCCCAACAGTAAACTCCTATAAAAGGCTTGTTCCTGGATTTGAGGCTCCAATATACATTGTTTGGTCACGCAGAAATAGGTCGGCGCTAGTTAGAATACCAGTCTATTATAGGGGTCCGCAATACGCATCTTATAAGCGTGTTGAGTACCGTGGCGTTGACCCATCATGCAACCCATACTTAGCATTCTCATGCCTTCTGATGGCTGGGCTTGATGGCATAAAGAAAAAGATTGACCCAGGAGACCCGGTTGACGAAGACATATATAAGTTGACTCCTGAGAGGAGAAAAGCACTTGGCATAGGTGAGCTGCCAACTACGCTGAAAGAAGCCATTGAGGAGATGAAGAGTGATGAAGTGATCCACCGAACCCTTGGGAGCCACATATTTGACACATTCATTGAATATAAGATGAATGATTGGTATCAATACTGCCTCTATATAACGCCATGGGAGATAATGAAGTATCTTGACTATTAG
- a CDS encoding asparagine synthetase B — protein MGALVSIVSKHGRNVVKSAVKMLSALRHRGTDLHGISTGKITVITKDIGELNNLPVESSIVLGYNFSHRLPNDIPQPIEVKNFRVIFDGRIFSPCYEKTSFIDLIEQSVEIEETLKNIIREVRGSFSFMILDHDKLFVGRDPIGAIPLYFCENDQFYALASERKALWLLGMKNDCIKSFPPGNLAKITSEDMRIQPVKILERSELKYVNEREAIEKMYNLLLRAVEDRIADLERVSISFSGGLDSSIIAALVREKVKNALLISVGLEGSRDLENAEKIAGEIGLPFKAETYTPSDVVETLPRVLWLIEEANALKASICIPEFWSAETSSRMGYRVMLSGQGSDEIFAGYHKYLKEYSKSPNLVEQTLYHDTLKLYKNSLEPEEKICSFHNVEARFPYADFDLASFALSLPITLKISSSKDPLRKRILRRLAEYIGLPADVYLKPKKAIQYGTGVSQALKKIAKENGLNMQSFINQVFKNIVWIK, from the coding sequence ATGGGAGCTTTAGTGTCTATAGTATCTAAGCATGGAAGAAACGTTGTTAAAAGCGCTGTTAAAATGCTCAGTGCACTCAGACATAGAGGTACAGATTTGCATGGTATATCAACTGGCAAAATAACCGTCATTACAAAGGATATCGGTGAGCTAAATAATTTACCAGTTGAGTCCAGTATAGTATTAGGATACAATTTCAGCCATAGACTTCCAAATGATATCCCGCAACCTATTGAAGTTAAAAATTTTAGAGTTATTTTTGATGGAAGAATATTTTCTCCATGTTATGAAAAGACTAGCTTTATAGATTTAATAGAGCAAAGCGTGGAGATTGAGGAAACGCTTAAAAATATTATTAGAGAGGTTAGAGGCTCTTTCTCCTTCATGATTCTTGATCATGATAAGTTGTTTGTTGGAAGGGATCCTATAGGTGCAATACCACTATATTTTTGCGAGAATGATCAGTTCTATGCTCTGGCGTCAGAGCGAAAAGCGTTATGGCTTCTTGGCATGAAAAATGATTGCATAAAATCTTTTCCGCCTGGAAACTTAGCTAAAATAACTAGTGAAGATATGAGAATACAGCCAGTGAAGATCCTAGAAAGAAGCGAGTTAAAGTATGTGAATGAGAGAGAAGCCATAGAAAAGATGTATAACCTACTCTTAAGGGCTGTTGAAGATAGAATAGCTGATTTAGAGAGGGTCTCAATATCTTTCTCCGGAGGATTAGACAGCAGCATAATCGCTGCCCTAGTGAGGGAGAAAGTAAAAAATGCGCTCCTAATATCTGTAGGGTTAGAAGGTTCAAGAGATTTAGAAAATGCTGAGAAAATCGCTGGGGAAATAGGCTTACCATTTAAGGCCGAGACATATACTCCAAGCGATGTTGTAGAAACTTTGCCGAGGGTTCTATGGTTGATTGAGGAGGCAAACGCTCTTAAAGCATCTATCTGTATTCCGGAATTTTGGTCAGCTGAAACATCATCTAGAATGGGTTACAGAGTTATGCTTTCTGGGCAAGGAAGCGACGAAATTTTTGCAGGCTACCATAAATACCTCAAAGAATACAGCAAATCTCCTAATTTGGTTGAGCAAACTCTTTACCATGATACCCTCAAATTATATAAGAACAGCCTAGAACCCGAGGAAAAGATATGCTCATTTCATAATGTGGAAGCTAGATTCCCCTACGCAGACTTCGACCTAGCATCGTTTGCTTTAAGTCTGCCAATAACCCTAAAAATATCTTCCAGCAAGGACCCGCTGAGGAAGAGAATATTGAGGCGGCTTGCTGAATATATTGGTTTACCAGCAGATGTTTATCTTAAACCTAAAAAGGCTATTCAATATGGGACTGGCGTGAGTCAAGCGCTCAAAAAAATTGCTAAAGAAAATGGATTAAACATGCAGAGCTTTATTAATCAAGTATTCAAAAATATTGTGTGGATTAAATGA
- a CDS encoding Lrp/AsnC family transcriptional regulator, which translates to MCVSPPNDLDELDLKIIELLQEDSRISFNKIASKLGISVGTAYNRVRSLEERGILKGYTVIVDPTKIGYGTIAIILIQAEGAHLIDVENEVAKMDNVIAVYDITGDFDIAVIARFKDRFGLNAFVKRILSMPYVKRTVTNVVLNVVKEDFRVKISS; encoded by the coding sequence GTGTGCGTATCGCCGCCTAATGATCTTGATGAGCTGGATCTTAAGATAATTGAGTTGCTGCAGGAGGATTCTCGGATAAGTTTTAATAAGATTGCGAGTAAACTTGGCATATCGGTTGGAACAGCATATAATCGTGTTAGAAGTCTAGAGGAGAGGGGTATCTTAAAGGGCTATACTGTTATTGTTGACCCGACGAAAATTGGTTACGGGACTATTGCAATTATACTTATTCAGGCTGAGGGCGCCCATCTCATTGATGTAGAGAATGAAGTTGCTAAGATGGATAATGTGATTGCGGTTTATGATATAACTGGGGATTTTGACATAGCCGTTATAGCGAGGTTTAAGGATAGATTTGGGCTAAATGCCTTCGTTAAGAGGATCCTTTCAATGCCTTACGTTAAGCGGACAGTTACAAATGTTGTCTTAAACGTTGTGAAAGAGGATTTTAGAGTTAAGATTTCATCTTAA
- a CDS encoding Lrp/AsnC ligand binding domain-containing protein gives MSMVKDLRRKALRAFVLIKMKPGTSEEIVRSRRIKGVKMANSILGRYDAVVVIEASSLKELQKIIYEMVEQHPNVVHTETLISIFHPPSSNPNSE, from the coding sequence ATGAGTATGGTTAAAGACCTTAGAAGAAAGGCCTTGAGGGCATTTGTCCTCATTAAGATGAAGCCTGGAACATCAGAGGAGATTGTTAGGTCTAGGCGGATAAAGGGTGTTAAGATGGCTAATTCAATCCTTGGAAGATACGATGCCGTAGTTGTTATAGAAGCCTCAAGCCTCAAGGAGCTTCAGAAGATAATTTACGAGATGGTTGAGCAGCATCCTAATGTTGTCCATACTGAGACATTAATCTCAATATTCCACCCACCTAGCTCGAACCCGAATTCAGAATAA
- a CDS encoding histone deacetylase: protein MKTAIIYSCKYFEHKTGSGHPERPERLMSIMNGIREANLLKDDNIAVIEPRYASIEELQLVHDKGHIENVKLKCESGGGLIGDETLVSKESFEVARLAAGGAIEAAEMVISGKYNNAFALIRPPGHHAGFNYSLGFCIFNNVAIAAKYLIEKRGLNRVLILDIDAHHGNGTQEIFYNTSSVLYISLHEDPTDFPGTGFIWEVGVDEGKGYTVNIPLPHESGDPAYWKAFKTIVLPIIEHYKPQFIFISAGFDGYHRDKISDLSLSAYIYPKIFQAMLTSAHRLCHGRLVAILEGGYNLWFLRRIVAACVANMAGSHIMVKDKRPPLNVRAQKEADKIIKVIRKVQSRYWSL from the coding sequence ATGAAGACGGCAATAATATATTCATGTAAATATTTTGAACATAAGACTGGCAGCGGTCATCCTGAGAGACCAGAGCGTTTAATGTCAATAATGAATGGAATAAGGGAAGCTAACCTTCTCAAGGATGATAATATCGCGGTTATTGAGCCAAGATATGCCAGTATAGAGGAATTGCAACTGGTTCATGATAAAGGACATATTGAGAATGTCAAGCTTAAATGCGAATCTGGGGGTGGACTTATTGGCGACGAGACGCTTGTCTCAAAAGAGAGTTTCGAGGTTGCTAGGCTAGCGGCTGGCGGAGCAATAGAAGCTGCAGAAATGGTTATTTCAGGGAAATATAACAATGCTTTTGCATTAATTAGGCCACCAGGGCATCATGCAGGATTTAATTACTCGCTTGGATTTTGTATATTTAATAATGTTGCTATAGCGGCAAAATACCTTATTGAAAAAAGGGGCTTAAATAGAGTGCTAATTTTAGATATAGATGCTCATCATGGGAATGGGACGCAGGAAATTTTCTATAATACCAGCAGTGTGCTCTATATAAGTCTCCATGAAGATCCAACTGATTTTCCTGGAACAGGCTTTATATGGGAGGTTGGTGTAGATGAAGGTAAAGGTTATACTGTCAATATTCCGCTCCCTCATGAATCAGGGGACCCCGCCTACTGGAAAGCTTTTAAGACAATTGTTTTACCCATAATTGAACATTATAAGCCTCAATTCATTTTTATCTCAGCTGGTTTTGATGGTTATCATAGAGATAAAATTTCGGATCTCTCACTATCCGCATACATATATCCAAAAATCTTTCAAGCGATGCTCACCTCAGCACATAGATTATGCCATGGGAGACTGGTAGCTATCCTTGAAGGAGGATACAATCTTTGGTTTTTAAGAAGAATAGTTGCGGCATGCGTGGCTAACATGGCTGGTTCACATATTATGGTGAAAGATAAGCGTCCACCTTTAAACGTTAGAGCCCAGAAAGAAGCTGACAAAATAATTAAGGTTATTAGGAAAGTTCAATCAAGATATTGGTCTCTCTAG
- a CDS encoding methionine adenosyltransferase yields the protein MENISVIPLKSVPLEEQEIEIVERKGLGHPDTICDAIMNEVSVNLCREYLERFGTIMHHNIDKSLLVAGEVEVRFGGGIVKKPMKLIFGDRATFEVDNIKIPVAEIAIQTAKDWFKKNLRFVDPDEHVKYQVEIQPGSQALTDIFRRGGKVLEANDTSAAVGWAPLTKTEKIVLNLEKYLNSEDFKRRFPETGEDIKVMGFRKHRSLNLTISMAFIDRFIMDEKHYFERKKDALEDIREFVNKMNYGFEEIHVELNTLDMPGRGVNGVYLTVLGTSADGADSGQVGRGNRVNGLISLNRPQCSEAAAGKNPVSHVGKIYNLLTHKIANEIYNEVNSVKEVYVWMLSKIGQPINQPVITAAQLIMDLGACFDTIKGRVEEIIEYELENIDKFIMDLAYGKIPVC from the coding sequence ATGGAGAATATATCAGTTATACCATTAAAAAGCGTCCCCTTAGAGGAGCAAGAGATCGAGATTGTTGAAAGAAAGGGATTAGGACACCCGGACACCATATGCGATGCAATAATGAATGAGGTTTCAGTAAACCTTTGCAGAGAATATCTTGAAAGATTTGGAACAATAATGCACCATAATATTGATAAGTCTCTACTGGTTGCTGGCGAGGTTGAGGTGAGATTCGGTGGAGGAATCGTTAAGAAGCCTATGAAGCTCATATTCGGTGATAGGGCAACATTTGAGGTTGACAACATTAAGATTCCTGTTGCTGAAATAGCTATTCAGACAGCAAAAGACTGGTTTAAAAAGAACCTCAGGTTCGTCGATCCTGATGAACATGTGAAATATCAAGTTGAGATACAACCGGGCTCTCAAGCACTTACCGATATATTTAGGCGCGGTGGAAAAGTTCTTGAGGCAAATGATACATCCGCAGCTGTCGGATGGGCGCCACTAACTAAGACAGAAAAAATTGTTCTTAACCTAGAGAAGTATCTTAATTCAGAGGACTTTAAGAGGAGGTTTCCGGAAACCGGTGAGGATATTAAGGTTATGGGATTCAGAAAGCATAGAAGCTTAAATCTAACGATTTCAATGGCTTTTATAGACAGGTTCATAATGGATGAGAAACATTATTTTGAAAGAAAAAAGGATGCTCTTGAAGACATAAGAGAGTTTGTCAATAAAATGAATTATGGCTTCGAGGAAATCCATGTTGAATTAAATACTTTGGATATGCCAGGTAGAGGTGTAAACGGTGTATACTTAACGGTTCTTGGAACAAGCGCTGATGGTGCTGATTCAGGGCAGGTTGGGAGAGGAAATAGAGTTAATGGTCTCATATCGCTCAATAGACCACAGTGTTCTGAGGCTGCCGCTGGAAAGAACCCAGTTAGTCACGTGGGCAAAATATATAATTTATTGACCCATAAGATTGCAAATGAAATTTATAATGAGGTCAACAGTGTAAAAGAGGTTTATGTTTGGATGCTGAGCAAGATTGGTCAGCCGATAAATCAACCAGTTATAACAGCAGCGCAGTTAATCATGGATCTAGGGGCATGTTTTGATACAATTAAGGGAAGAGTTGAAGAAATAATTGAATATGAACTTGAGAACATAGATAAATTCATCATGGATCTAGCCTATGGGAAAATACCAGTTTGCTGA
- the aksA gene encoding homoaconitate hydratase (in Methanococcus jannaschii this protein catalyzes the condensation of alpha-ketoglutarate and acetyl-CoA to form trans-homoaconitate; functions in alphaketosuberate synthesis which is a precursor in coenzyme B and biotin synthesis), which translates to MDSDIIRRMAFEDLYFKLSLKTEPIIDDTTLRDGIQMPGLAVSPEDAAEIARLLDEIGVERIELHHYQKPDKEAVRLIRKMDLNTRLAGWCRAVREDIDDAIDCGFEEVGISHPVSYIHFRAKWSDKTPDELLNRVVEVVEYAAKDHGLRVFVHGEDSTRADWEFEKKFINAVAEAGAECYRICDTVGVGLSDPDAPLPNGIPVKIKAIKYETKIRDVEIHAHDDFGNAVENTLAAARAASGIWDRIYLSTTFLGIGERAGNAETEKVIMNLYMHYGVKKFEGKIQKLTALAELISRATGYVIPPNKAIVGAYAFAHESGIHTHGVLNDPATYEPYPPELVGNVRRLTIGKHSGKAIIRHKIIEITGKEPDAETLRRVVEEVRRLYEFGRKASLREEEFKRILRDIGLI; encoded by the coding sequence GTGGATTCGGATATAATTAGGAGAATGGCCTTCGAAGACCTATACTTCAAGTTATCTCTGAAGACCGAGCCTATAATTGATGATACAACGCTTAGGGATGGTATACAAATGCCAGGTCTAGCAGTTTCTCCAGAGGATGCTGCTGAAATAGCCCGCTTACTTGACGAGATTGGTGTTGAACGCATAGAGCTACATCATTATCAGAAGCCGGATAAGGAGGCTGTTAGGCTAATACGGAAGATGGACTTGAACACCCGCCTAGCTGGATGGTGCAGGGCTGTTAGAGAGGATATAGATGATGCAATAGACTGCGGTTTCGAGGAGGTTGGGATATCACACCCAGTATCCTACATACATTTCAGAGCTAAGTGGTCGGATAAAACGCCGGATGAGCTCTTAAATAGGGTTGTTGAGGTTGTTGAGTATGCCGCCAAAGACCATGGATTAAGAGTCTTCGTTCACGGTGAGGATAGTACTAGAGCTGATTGGGAGTTTGAGAAGAAATTTATAAATGCTGTCGCTGAGGCTGGGGCCGAATGCTATAGGATATGTGATACTGTTGGCGTCGGACTCTCCGATCCCGATGCTCCGCTGCCAAATGGTATCCCAGTGAAGATTAAAGCCATCAAATATGAGACGAAGATAAGAGATGTGGAGATCCATGCGCATGATGACTTCGGAAATGCTGTTGAAAATACTCTTGCGGCAGCTAGAGCTGCATCTGGCATATGGGACAGAATCTATTTGAGCACAACATTCCTCGGGATAGGTGAGAGAGCCGGGAACGCTGAGACGGAGAAGGTCATAATGAACCTATACATGCATTATGGGGTTAAAAAGTTTGAGGGGAAGATACAGAAGTTGACAGCGTTAGCAGAGCTCATAAGTCGAGCTACAGGCTATGTTATTCCACCTAATAAGGCTATTGTAGGCGCCTATGCCTTTGCCCACGAATCCGGAATACATACGCATGGGGTCTTAAATGATCCAGCAACATATGAGCCCTATCCGCCAGAGCTTGTTGGTAATGTGCGTAGGCTAACTATAGGCAAACATTCAGGGAAAGCGATAATTAGACATAAAATCATTGAGATAACTGGTAAGGAACCGGATGCTGAGACTCTTAGGAGAGTTGTTGAGGAAGTAAGAAGACTTTATGAATTTGGGAGAAAGGCATCGCTTAGAGAAGAAGAATTTAAGAGAATACTCCGTGACATCGGATTAATCTAG